The Epinephelus lanceolatus isolate andai-2023 chromosome 21, ASM4190304v1, whole genome shotgun sequence genome has a segment encoding these proteins:
- the prr15lb gene encoding proline-rich protein 15-like protein B — translation MAEPSWWKLTFSRKKKSESKVLYEIPAEYGSNTGNKEHSSNNPPADHMDSHFNARLEKIVDKSATKGRHVKVSHSGRFKEKKKVRATLAENPDLFAENNLGDENHKKKPEK, via the coding sequence ATGGCTGAACCAAGCTGGTGGAAGCTGACCTTCTCACGCAAGAAGAAATCTGAATCCAAGGTCCTGTACGAGATCCCGGCTGAGTATGGCAGCAACACCGGTAACAAAGAGCACTCGAGCAACAACCCCCCTGCAGACCACATGGACAGCCACTTCAACGCCAGGCTGGAGAAGATTGTAGATAAATCTGCCACCAAGGGCCGCCACGTCAAGGTGTCCCACTCCGGACGCTTCAAGGAAAAGAAGAAGGTCCGCGCCACGCTGGCCGAGAACCCAGATCTGTTCGCAGAGAACAACCTCGGTGACGAGAACCATAAAAAGAAACCTGAGAAATAG